A genomic stretch from Arachis stenosperma cultivar V10309 chromosome 3, arast.V10309.gnm1.PFL2, whole genome shotgun sequence includes:
- the LOC130969849 gene encoding uncharacterized protein LOC130969849 encodes MGRKAGGLFINPKRFGTLHKPCMKEMIMFLNCMATSHDNAEVCARQKELLNTCMESQSKKNRKSWGSINYHLQRLNRGRK; translated from the exons ATGGGGCGAAAAGCTGGTGGACTTTTTATAAACCCTAAGAGATTTGGTACACTTCATAAACCTTGCATGAAGGAAATGATAATGTTCCTCAACTGTATGGCTACTAGCCATGACAACGCTGAAGTTTGTGCTCGCCAGAAGGAACTTTTGAACACTTGTATGGAATCTCAG AGTAAAAAGAACAGAAAGTCTTGGGGGAGTATCAACTATCATCTGCAGAGGCTTAACAGAGGAAGGAAGTAA
- the LOC130968563 gene encoding DNA polymerase eta has translation MPVAKRETSDGRVIAHVDMDCFYVQVEQRKQPNLRGLPTAVIQYNSFKGGALIAVSYEARNFGVKRSMRGDEAKDVCPQIHLVQVPVARGKADLNSYRNAGSEVVSILSKKGRCERASIDEVYLDLTDAAETMLLEMPPEAREDIEEEVLKSHVLGLEIKEGTDAKEEVRKWIRRGDATYQDKLLACGAFIVANLRMQVLKDTEFTCSAGIAHNKMLAKLASGMNKPAQQTVVPQSSVGGLLESLPIKKMKQLGGKLGSSLQSDLGCKTVGDLLQFSEEKLQQCYGINTGTWLWNIARGINGEEVEGRLLPKSHGSGKTFPGPQALKTLASVQHWLNELCEELSERLQSDLNQNKRIAHTLTLHARAYKKGESDSLRKFPSKSCPLRYGTTKIQEDALTLFQAALREFLGFCISKTHGNENNNWGVTSLSVSASKIVPIPSGTHSIVKYFGGQVPSSLSFNQPLGNAFDEAVPSSPSGSENCSGLISYELQQTYPGGDTEIKNSEACLHEQDPLCNLSRKVDSLPKESSLESPAGSEDRTTKSEPYRELPAKDPRPLSSTPSLKAVEKKKTAGNNLKGNCSIMDFFNNYQNSQSSLEHKNVTNAHDVKTASSFGLPSTMDSYSTCNQIEQPAERCREEIDSNAGECSVPNMSQRRQAWDYNIDEIDHSVIEELPPEIQQEFQAWLRPHKRPNVPNSKRGSSITHYFLPDKSR, from the exons ATGCCGGTGGCAAAGCGAGAAACGAGTGATGGCAGAGTCATCGCTCACGTCGACATGGATTGCTTCTACGTTCAAG TGGAGCAGAGGAAGCAGCCAAATTTACGGGGCTTACCCACTGCAGTCATACAATACAACTCATTCAAAGGTGGCGCTTTGATTGCTGTTAGCTACGAGGCTCGCAACTTTGGTGTCAAACG TTCAATGCGTGGTGATGAAGCAAAGGACGTGTGCCCGCAAATTCACCTTGTCCAAGTCCCTGTGGCGCGTGGTAAAGCCGATCTCAATAGCTACAGGAACGCAGGATCTGAG GTTGTTTCTATTCTTTCAAAGAAGGGTCGTTGTGAGAGGGCTTCGATTGATGAGGTATATCTTGATCTCACTGATGCTGCTGAAACAATGTTATTGGAAATGCCTCCCGAAGCTAGAGAGGATATTGAAGAGGAAGTTCTCAAGTCACATGTTTTGGGACTTGAAATTAAG GAGGGAACTGATGCCAAAGAAGAAGTCAGGAAATGGATTCGTAGGGGTGATGCTACTTATCAAGACAAACTTTTAGCTTGTGGGGCCTTTATTGTTGCCAACCTTAGGATGCAAGTGTTGAAAGATACAGAATTCACCTGTTCTGCTGGTATTGCTCATAATAAG ATGCTAGCGAAACTAGCCAGTGGAATGAACAAACCTGCACAACAAACTGTTGTGCCACAGTCATCGGTTGGAGGGTTGCTCGAGTCATTGCCAATAAAGAAAAT GAAACAGCTGGGGGGAAAGCTGGGCAGTTCCTTACAAAGTGATCTCGGTTGCAAAACTGTTGGTGATTTGCTTCAGTTTTCAGAGGAGAAGCTACAGCAGTGTTATGGGATCAATACTGG TACCTGGTTGTGGAATATTGCAAGAGGAATAAATGGCGAAGAAGTTGAGGGGCGACTACTTCCCAAGAGCCATGGTTCTGGCAAAACATTTCCTGGGCCTCAAGCTTTGAAGacacttgcctct GTTCAGCACTGGCTTAATGAATTGTGCGAAGAGCTAAGTGAACGTCTTCAGTCTGACTTGAACCAAAACAAACGGATTGCGCACACACTAACACTGCATGCTAGAGCATATAAG AAAGGAGAATCAGATTCACTTAGAAAGTTCCCTTCTAAATCTTGTCCTTTAAGATATGGAACTACAAAGATTCAAGAAGATGCCCTCACTCTGTTTCAAGCTGCATTACGTGAATTTTTGGGCTTTTGCATCTCTAAGACTCATGGGAATGAAAATAACAACTGGGGAGTTACATCACTGTCTGTTTCTGCTAGTAAGATTGTCCCCATACCATCT GGGACACATTCCATTGTAAAATATTTTGGTGGGCAAGTTCCATCTAGCTTATCATTTAATCAACCACTAGGCAATGCATTTGATGAAGCTGTACCATCATCTCCATCAG GTAGTGAAAATTGTTCAGGATTAATTTCCTATGAATTACAGCAAACTTATCCTGGTGGAGATACGGAAATTAAGAATTCAGAGGCTTGTTTGCATGAACAG GATCCATTGTGTAATTTATCCAGGAAAGTAGATAGCTTGCCCAAAGAATCCTCCCTTGAGTCACCTGCAG GAAGTGAAGACAGAACAACAAAGAGTGAACCATATAGAGAGTTACCTGCAAAAGATCCTAGGCCTCTTTCTAGTACACCCAGTTTGAAAGCAGTTGAGAAGAAAAAAACTGCGGGAAATAACCTTAAG GGGAATTGTTCAATTATGGATTTCTTCAATAATTACCAAAATTCCCAGTCTTCGTTGGAGCATAAGAATGTGACAAATGCCCATGATGTTAAAACAGCATCATCATTTG GACTTCCGTCTACCATGGATAGCTATTCAACATGCAATCAAATTGAGCAGCCAGCTGAGAGATGCCGTGAAGAGATCGATAGTAACGCTGGGGAATGTAGTGTGCCTAATATGTCACAACGGCGACAAGCTTGGGACTATAACATTGATGAGATTGACCACTCTGTCATTGAAGAATTACCACCAGAAATCCAGCAAGAGTTTCAAGCCTGGCTTCGACCTCACAAGCGGCCTAATGTACCTAACAGTAAAAGAGGTTCCAGTATTACTCACTATTTCTTACCAGACAAAAGTAGATGA
- the LOC130968566 gene encoding uncharacterized protein LOC130968566 isoform X2 translates to MNTMGNASKSPFQGFLEVLPPVEFACVYGSSLHPNNHDKTTMTDFILGVSDPKQWHSENLRLNKNHYASWMVHLGGGKLITNVADRVGVGVHFNPFVTWNGKMYKYGVVRMFDLINDVLQWDKFYLCGRLQKPVHIVVDNLDINSCNAVNLRAALSTALLLLPSEFSEADLYAKVCSLSYMGDLRMLFAEDKNKVKKIVAGQFDLFHSMYQPFLEECEAKKLLRLSSTANHQIVVSQDRDLSVVHSLVSALPRPIRSSINMKQEKKLSGTGTESTRIRDKSLL, encoded by the exons ATGAATACCATGGGGAATGCAAGCAAATCACCATTTCAAGGTTTTCTTGAGGTTCTTCCACCTGTTGAATTTGCCTGCGTCTATGGATCATCTCTTCATCCCAACAACCACGATAAG aCGACCATGACAGATTTTATTCTTGGCGTGTCTGATCCCAAGCAGTGGCATTCTGAG AATCTGAGATTGAACAAGAATCATTATGCATCATGGATGGTGCATCTTGGTGGAGGGAAGCTG ATTACAAATGTTGCAGATAGAGTTGGTGTGGGAGTACATTTCAACCCTTTCGTTACTTGGAATGGGAAG ATGTACAAGTATGGAGTTGTTCGAATGTTTGACCTAATTAATGATGTACTGCAATGGGATAAATTCTACTTGTGTGGCCGTTTACAGAAACCA GTTCATATTGTTGTTGATAATTTGGATATCAACAGCTGCAATGCTGTTAACTTGAGAGCTGCATTATCAACTGCCCTTCTCCTTCTTCCATCAGAGTTCTCTGAG GCAGATCTATATGCCAAAGTGTGTAGCCTTTCATATATGGGTGACCTACGAATGTTATTTGCTGAGGATAAAAACAAG GTGAAGAAGATTGTAGCTGGTCAATTTGATCTATTCCACTCTATGTATCAGCCATTTCTTGAAGAATGTGAAGCTAAGAAGTTATTGAGACTTTCATCCACTGCCAATCACCAAATAGTTGTCTCTCAG GACCGTGACTTATCAGTTGTTCACTCTTTAGTTTCTGCACTTCCTCGACCAATCAGAAGTAGTATTAATATGAAGCAAGAGAAGAAATTGAGTGGAACAG GAACAGAAAGTACAAGGATACGTGATAAGTCCCTTCTCTAG
- the LOC130968566 gene encoding uncharacterized protein LOC130968566 isoform X1 encodes MNTMGNASKSPFQGFLEVLPPVEFACVYGSSLHPNNHDKTTMTDFILGVSDPKQWHSENLRLNKNHYASWMVHLGGGKLITNVADRVGVGVHFNPFVTWNGKMYKYGVVRMFDLINDVLQWDKFYLCGRLQKPVHIVVDNLDINSCNAVNLRAALSTALLLLPSEFSEADLYAKVCSLSYMGDLRMLFAEDKNKVKKIVAGQFDLFHSMYQPFLEECEAKKLLRLSSTANHQIVVSQDRDLSVVHSLVSALPRPIRSSINMKQEKKLSGTGKIVNDIAISSREQAANCLERILRRKVMVSSARQAISGLLAVGGVNATKYLAKKVNKAWKSWR; translated from the exons ATGAATACCATGGGGAATGCAAGCAAATCACCATTTCAAGGTTTTCTTGAGGTTCTTCCACCTGTTGAATTTGCCTGCGTCTATGGATCATCTCTTCATCCCAACAACCACGATAAG aCGACCATGACAGATTTTATTCTTGGCGTGTCTGATCCCAAGCAGTGGCATTCTGAG AATCTGAGATTGAACAAGAATCATTATGCATCATGGATGGTGCATCTTGGTGGAGGGAAGCTG ATTACAAATGTTGCAGATAGAGTTGGTGTGGGAGTACATTTCAACCCTTTCGTTACTTGGAATGGGAAG ATGTACAAGTATGGAGTTGTTCGAATGTTTGACCTAATTAATGATGTACTGCAATGGGATAAATTCTACTTGTGTGGCCGTTTACAGAAACCA GTTCATATTGTTGTTGATAATTTGGATATCAACAGCTGCAATGCTGTTAACTTGAGAGCTGCATTATCAACTGCCCTTCTCCTTCTTCCATCAGAGTTCTCTGAG GCAGATCTATATGCCAAAGTGTGTAGCCTTTCATATATGGGTGACCTACGAATGTTATTTGCTGAGGATAAAAACAAG GTGAAGAAGATTGTAGCTGGTCAATTTGATCTATTCCACTCTATGTATCAGCCATTTCTTGAAGAATGTGAAGCTAAGAAGTTATTGAGACTTTCATCCACTGCCAATCACCAAATAGTTGTCTCTCAG GACCGTGACTTATCAGTTGTTCACTCTTTAGTTTCTGCACTTCCTCGACCAATCAGAAGTAGTATTAATATGAAGCAAGAGAAGAAATTGAGTGGAACAG GAAAAATCGTAAATGACATTGCTATCAGCTCAAGAGAACAGGCTGCGAATTGCCTGGAGAGAATTCTTAGGCGAAAAGTTATGGTTTCAAGTGCAAGACAGGCAATTTCCGGCTTGCTGGCTGTTGGAGGGGTAAATGCTACCAAGTACCTTGCTAAGAAAGTTAATAAAGCCTGGAAGTCATGGAGATGA
- the LOC130968565 gene encoding transcription factor bHLH91-like, translated as MSCGDRPNMHEQPGCFDPNTMAEGVSTPKLKDTFPQTLSDPSSSPSPLIVVGNTTNSNNNLEENIRLSMEELSYHHQQEDVSNYVNGVTATTIDIPRPQHLGLNMGTSYNNNINMDSHLVQHEIDILPYQQPTWDPNVQEMQDMGYTNHSEHQPHDQQFQQTEAQNCSQSYNPSSILDPPYPSQDLLNLLHLPRCSTSSLLANPAICIANKTQNFQNPMGFLGDLPIGSDNTSASSVLYDPLLHLNLPPQPPALRELFQSLPRGYSLPTNSRSGSLFGGGDEIEGDGSQLDMGVLDFNRVTASVGKGREGKGTKHFATEKQRREQLNGKYKILRSLIPSPTKMDRASVVGDAIEYIRELLRTVNELKLLVEKKRYGRERCKRQKAEDDAAESCNIKPFSDPDGCIRTSWLQRKSKDSEVDVRIVDDDVTIKLFQRKKINCLLSVAKVLDELQLELHHVAGGHVGEYCSFLFNSKIIEGSSVYASAIANRVIDVMDTQYAAAVPHTSSY; from the exons ATGAGTTGTGGAGACAGGCCAAATATGCATGAGCAACCTGGTTGCTTTGATCCCAACACAATGGCAGAAGGTGTCAGTACTCCAAAACTAAAAGATACCTTTCCTCAAACTCTCTCAGAcccatcatcatcaccatcaccaCTTATTGTTGTAGGCAACACTACAAACAGCAACAATAACCTTGAAGAGAATATCAGACTTTCTATGGAGGAGTTATCCTATCACCACCAGCAAGAAGATGTCTCCAACTATGTAAATGGAGTCACTGCCACAACCATAGATATCCCACGTCCACAGCATCTTGGTTTGAATATGGGTACCTCCTACAACAACAATATCAACATGGATTCCCATTTGGTTCAGCATGAAATTGATATCCTTCCCTATCAGCAACCCACTTGGGATCCCAATGTTCAGGAAATGCAAGATATGGGTTATACTAATCACTCAGAACACCAACCACATGATCAGCAATTTCAGCAAACTGAGGCACAGAACTGCAGCCAAAGTTACAATCCCTCCTCCATTTTGGACCCGCCTTACCCTTCACAAGATCTCCTAAACCTTCTTCACTTGCCAAGATGCTCAACTTCGTCTTTGCTTGCCAACCCTGCTATCTGCATCGCAAACAAGACACAGAATTTTCAGAATCCGATGGGATTTCTTGGGGACCTTCCAATAGGATCAGACAACACAAGTGCATCCTCAGTATTGTATGATCCTCTACTCCATTTGAACCTGCCTCCACAGCCTCCAGCCCTCAGAGAGCTGTTTCAGTCTCTTCCCCGTGGCTACAGCTTGCCAACGAACTCAAGAAGTGGTTCTCTTTTCGGTGGAGGGGATGAGATTGAAGGAGATGGAAGCCAACTTGACATGGGAGTGCTCGACTTCAACAGGGTCACGGCTTCGGTGGGCAAAGGAAGGGAAGGAAAAGGCACCAAACACTTTGCAACTGAGAAACAAAGAAGAGAGCAACTGAATGGCAAATACAAAATCCTGAGGAGTCTTATCCCAAGCCCCACAAAG ATGGATAGAGCCTCCGTGGTGGGTGATGCCATTGAATACATAAGGGAGCTTCTCAGAACGGTCAATGAGCTCAAATTACTGGTGGAGAAGAAAAGATATGGAAGGGAGAGATGCAAAAGGCAGAAAGCGGAAGATGATGCTGCAGAGAGCTGCAACATAAAGCCTTTCAGTGATCCAGATGGATGCATAAGGACCTCATGGCTTCAAAGGAAATCAAAAGATAGCGAGGTTGATGTGCGGATTGTTGATGATGATGTTACAATCAAACTCTTCCAAAGGAAGAAGATTAACTGTCTGCTTTCAGTCGCCAAGGTTCTGGATGAACTTCAGTTGGAACTTCACCATGTTGCAGGTGGACATGTTGGCGAATATTGCAGTTTCTTGTTCAATAGCAAG ATAATAGAAGGTTCTTCAGTCTATGCCAGTGCTATAGCCAACAGGGTAATCGATGTTATGGACACTCAGTATGCAGCAGCAGTTCCACATACAAGTAGCTATTAG